The genomic interval GGAATAGGTGCATCTATCGCAAAACACTTTGCGGCAGCAGGCGCAAAAGTAGTTGTGAATTATGCCTCAAGTACAGAAGACGCAGCTAGGGTAGTTAAGGAGATAACTGACAACGGAGGCCTGGCCATTGCCGTACAAGCCGATGTATCGAACGAGGCCGATGTAATCAGGTTGTTTGAAGAAACCAACAAGGCTTTCGGTGCGTTGGATATTTTGGTAAACAACGCGGTTCATCAGGGGTACTTACCTATTGAACAGATATCAATAGCAGCTTTTCATCAGCATTTCAACGTCAATGTTTTGGGGCCTATATTGACTATCCAGGCAGCTTTAAAGGCATTTGGCGATAAGGGTGGCAATATCATCAATATCAGTTCGGGTTCGAGTAAATACCCTCTTCCGGGAGCTTCGTTGTACTCTGCCACTAAAGCGGCATTAGACGCCATGACGATTGCTTTATCGAAAGAACTAGGTGCAAAGAATGTTCGCATCAATTCTATTTTGCCGGGTGCTACGGATACAGAAGGTGCAGCTAGTGCAGGCGTAACCCCTGGTAGTGAATATGAAAAAATGTTTGTTTCCAAAACACCGCTTGGCCGCAGAGGCCAGCCCGAAGATATTGCGAAAGCTGTTTTATTTCTTGCTTCGGATGATGCAGCCTGGATTACAGGTGAGCAAATTGGTGTTTCGGGCGGTATGTATGGTTTTTAAAAAGCTTTAAAATTGCACAGGGGCATGGTTTGCTAATAGATACCGGATCAAGTCATAAACTTGTGGATCAGACTCTTTTTTAAGCATAAATTTTGACACGCTAAACAGAAATTCTTTGCTGTCACGGATGCTCTTATGCCTGTGGAAGTTGCGCTGAAAGCTTTCAATTTGCCTGGGAATGACTCGGGCGAAACAAGGCCGGACTGTCAGTAAATAAATTCAAAATAGCTTAAATAATAAAGCTATACCGGCCGGGTACTGCCTGAGTATTGCCTGAGTACTCGTTAGGGTAAGAGCAATGCTAAAGTAACGTGAGAGCATGGCAAGTCCAAGTCAAAACAACTAGTTGAAACAACATGGACTTGCCATGCTTAAAGCCCGTTCTCAACCTGGTGTCACCCCGACCACCACTCAGGCACAACCCAACCATAACTAGTTGAAGATTAATGAAATTATAATTTTCCCTTTGACTAACCCATGGACAACTGCGGACAATTGCAGACAGCTGCGGACAATTACGGACATTTTTTACGCATCAGGATAATCTTTAACGCTAATGGCTTACATTGGTGAAAAGATATTTATTATGGGAAGTTTAACGGGTAAATTTTCAAAGGGAATCCAGGACGATTTCATTTTTAAAGCAGCAGTTTGGCGTACAGGTTGTTTCAAAAGTTCTGTACCGGGCAAAAGGAAACAAACAATGGAAACCCAAAGGCATCAGAGAACTTTCGTCAAAGTAGCCAGCCTGGAAAAAACAGGATCTTTCCTCCCCTTAAGAATTCCGCTGAAGCGTTGACCGATCTCTTATCAAAGTAATCAGGAGCGTTTAATAAGGATAAATTGAACTATAAAATCAGGAAGTAATCAGCTGATTAAAGAATCGTAACCAGCTGCTTTGAACTCAAAAAATATCAAACCCAAAACTTGGAATTTAATCCCTAATCCCTAATCCACAAGTTTATGTTAATCCTGGATATCGAACCTGCCCTATGTGTCACAAAGATCAAAGTGATATTAGCGTTAGTTATTTAAACAACCAGTCCCAAAAGCCTTTTTTGTTCGATTTAGATTCGGGCTTAATTAGGAGTATTCTGTGAATCATATATATTCATTTCTTGATATTCAAAATTATACAAGATGATGTTATTGTTTTTACGGAAAACCAGATTCTTGAAAATTATGAGGTAAGCTTTTGAGCTATTGTGTTTAATAAGCTGTCCTCCCTCTAATCTAAAACCCACATCCTGGTGATCAATTTAAGCGTGTTCACCTAGAGCAATCCTCATTTGGTGTAATAATAATTGTAATTAATTTTTTATAATTTAATTTTAAGGAATCTATTGGTTATTAAGGTTAATTTCATTTTTCTTGAAAGTTATAATAAAAAATAATATTCCTGTAAGTGGTTGATCCTGTATGTGCTGATTGGATATAAAGCTTAAAAATAATTTACGAGCAAGATTAGTTTTAAAGTTTTTTTTTAATAGTTGAAGGTTTCTGAGGTGTATTCAATTGATATGAGTTATTAATTACATTTTATGTTTTTAATAAATCATGGAGTTGCTGTATTTCAAAAATTTTAAGTGCTAAACTATAATTAAGAACTCTTTATGACTAATTATTGATTTGTTTATTGTTCCTGTTGATATAATTAATTAATAATTTGTAGTTGATTAGTTGGTTTTATATTAATATATATTGCTTTATTTTTATAAAAAATATTAATATAATAATTAGTCAATATATGGTTACGTTAAAAGGGAAAAACCTAAAACATATCTGGAAATCTTTTACATTGTCGCAGAGAGAAGACGATTTTTATATTATATATTCTCATTATCATCACTATCTCAGTTATATAGGGTATAAAAGATATTTTTCTGAAGATATAGTTAAGGATGCAATTAACGACGTTTTCCTGTATTTATGGGAAAATAAGTCCGCTCTTCAGAAAGTAGATAATTACCATAATTATATTATTACTTGCTTTGTGAGAAAATTGTATCGTAAAAATATGATTGTACCTAAAGAAACAGAAGAGGTTCTTGAATCTCCTGTTTTACTTCTATCTCCCTCTGTAGAAGATCTATACATTCAGCAGGGAATGAATGGTACAGTGATTCAGATTGTTAAAGCGCATGTTAATCAGCTTGCTGACAAACAGCGGAACATGGTTTATCAGAAATTCTACCTCGGATTATCTTATCAGGAAATAGCTATTGCAAATAATGTTTCTATTCATACTGTTTACAATACTATTTATAAAGCAATTGATAAATTGAAATCAGCAATTACCAAAGAACAGGAAACCTATCTTTTGATCGCAATTGGGACCATGATTCTATTTTTATTATTTTTTCAAATGCAGTAGTGAAAAAATAAATTTTTCTGCTCTATTAAGAAAAATAATTAATCAGATGCCAGAGAAATATTTGAATGAGCTGCTGAAAAATGAAACCTTCATTAATTACTGTTTAAGGAGTAATGAACAGGATATCAGTGACTGGGAAAACAGGATAAAAGACCACCCGGAAACAAAGGCAAAACTGGAGGAATTAAAAGCTATAGTTCTTTCCATAGGATATCATGCAGGACAAAAATCAATAGAACAGAATTATCTGAAATTGCGTACATTGATTAATCAGGGATATGAGATGAAAAAAAGAGATATACTTTTCTTTTTCTCCTGGATCACTTCAGCAGCAGCAATAATTATTCTGCCCGTTATATTATTTTTTTACGGGTTCACAGATGAATCAATTAAGGATAGAATAAGCGCGGTTCGTTTCTTAGAGAGTTGTTGCATTAAAAATAATGAACTCCATAAACCGGCAGACCACCCGGAAAATTCTTTAATATATTCAGTTAAATATCGTCCCGGTGATTACGCGTCCATGAACCAGGTCCGGGCGATCAAATAAAAAAGAAAAATATAAATTAATACATCTCATCTTTAGACTACCTACCTATGTTAAAAGAACTAGAAAAACTAGCTGCCTTTATAGGCAATACCCCTCTTATTGAACTGAAAAACAACGATGCCAATCTATTTGCGAAGTTAGAATACAATAACTTCTCTGGCAGCTCAAAGGACAGAGCTGCATTCAGTATTATCTATAATGGTATAAAATCAGGGAGAATTTCAGAAAATACCACCATCATTGCATCCAGTTCCGGCAATCTTGCTATTGCTGTAGCATCGATCTGCAAAAGGTTGAAATTACGATTCATTCCTGTAATTGATCCGAATATTAATTCATCTTACGAAACATTATTAAATCTGATGTCTCACCGTGTAGTGAAAGTTACGGAGAGAGACCATACAGGTGGTTATCTTTTAACCCGGATCAAGGTAGTTAACGAACTGCATGCTGCTACACCTGATTCTTTTGTTGCAGACCAGTATAGTGATCCCAATAACTATAAAGGCTATTATGGTCTTGGAGAAGAGGTTATTTCCTCGTTTGAAAAATTGGACTATATTTTTGTTGCCGTAAGTTCAAGCGGTGCAATTACAGGTATTTCAGATTTCATCAAAAGGAAAAAACCGGGAGTTAAAATTGTAGGTGTCGATGTGGAAGGTTCTGTCATCTTTAGTGATAAACAAGTGAAACGTTATATCTCAGGAATAGGGGCAAGTCAGGTTCCTCCGATCATGAAAAACGCAATTATTGATGACGTAGTAATTGTTTCTCAAATGAGTATTATCAGAGGATGTACGGAACTGTTGAATGAGCAGGCAATTTTTGCCGGAGCTTCATCCGGAGCCGTTTACCTGGCTGCAAAAAACTATTTCAGATTGAATGAGATCCAGGAATCAAAGGCTACCTCTTTGTTAATATTTCCAGATAAAGGCCATACCTATTTAGATACTATTTATAATGAAGAATGGAGATTTCAACTGGCTGCCAAATTAAATGAAGATGTTCTTTCCACTAATTTTTAAGCCTTAAAATAGAAATCAGGTTATATAGCTGCGCACATTAAATGCCGTGGATATATAACTTGAAACTTTTCAATAATGTCTACTTCCTAAACTAAATAATGCCATTCAGGTGCTGTGGCAGCAATCAAATGCTGCGCTGCCGGGTCTGCTATGTTCATTATTTATCGCTAACTGTCTTTACAAAGCCAAACAGCTGCATTTTAAAATTACCCGCAAATTATGCCAATTAATAAATCTCCGCTTCACCCAGCACAAAAAGATGTTTATCTGGATCAATTGATAAACGTAAGTAATCCTTATTATAATATCGGTGGGTACACCAGGATTATAGGACCACTGGTCAAATCCACATTCATTGCTGCAGTTAACTCGGTACCCGAAGTATTTGATGCTTACCGGATGAGGTTTGATATTGATGAACATACACCTCAAATCTATTTTGACGATTCATACCAGCAGCTGGAAATCAAAGAACTTGATTACAGTAGGTATGCGGATGGAGAAGAATTGCTGCAGGTTTGGATGAAGGAGCAGTTTAGTAAACCATTTGAAATTAAAAAAGGTAATGTCCTTTTTGAACATTACCTGGTTAAACTAAAAGACGAAGAACATTTGTATTTCTTTAGATATCATCATTTGATATCCGATGGATTCGGTTTGTCCTCACAAACACGTTATGTAGCTAAAAAATATAGTGCATTAATTAATAACGAAGAAGCAGACTTCACTTACCTCTCTTATCAGGATGAAGCTGTAAAAGCTGATAACTATTATCATTCTGCTGAATATGCAGCAGAAGGAAAATACTGGAAAGATAAGATTGAGAAGAAACCACAACAATTATTACAAAGAAGATTTTTAGACAGCAGTCAGGAGCAAAGGAGAAGTGAAACAGTGGTTGTTAATCTCTCATTAGAAGATGTTACCCTGCTTGAAAACTTGCAGAAAAAAACAAAATCAAGTATTCAACAGCTAACCATTGCTGCGCTGATGATCTATTTTGGCAAGACATCTGATAAGCAGGATTTCATTTTTGGTACTCCCTTACATAAAAGAAAAAATAAAAAAGTTCGGGATATTGTTGGAATGTTTACTGGTATTCTTCCTTTTAAAGGAGTTTATCAGCCAGACCTTTCTGTCGATGAACTGATCAAACATATTACGACTTCCCAACGTGAAGATTACCGGTATAGTAATTATCAGATAGGAGATTTAAGTCGTTATTTTAAGATTAATGCGGCAGAAGAATATCTCCTGGAAGTAGTCATCAATTACGCGATTATTGATTTTGCACTCGATTTTGGAGAAGGCATTCAAGCCGGATTTTATGAACTTCCGAGTGGTTATGGCCGTTATCCAATTGAGATCTGGTGGAAAGACTATGGAAAACAGCAACCTTTACAGTTAAGTATTGATTATCAGCTCCAGTTTTTTTCTGCTGCCGAAATGGAGCTTATTGCACAAAGGCTTTTGTTTATCCTGAAACAATTCAGTACACAGCTGGATAATAAATCAAGTGCAATAGAAATCATCCCACCATCGGAATTACAATTGCTGGAGCATTTCAATGACGTGACTGTTGCTTATCCGGATACCAAAAACCTGGTGGAGATTTTTACAGAACATGCGATTGCAGCACCAGGAGTAATTGCGCTTCAATTCGAAAATCAGCGATATAGTTATGAAGAATTAAATATAAAAGCTAACCAGCTGGCTCATTATCTTCAGGAAAAGGGCGTAAAACGAGATACCTTAGTCCCGATTTGTTTTGACCGTTCGATGGATATGGTGGTCGCTATTTTGGGGATCATGAAGGCTGGCGCTGCTTATGTACCGATTGATCCTGGTTATCCTGAAGACAGGATTAGCTATATGCTCGAAGATACAGAAGCAAAAATAGTGGTCACAACCGCGGCACTTGCAGAAAGATTTAATGCGGTTGAACTGATTCAGCTTGATGCTGACAAGGAAGCTATAGCAAAGCAATCACTGCTTAACCCGGAAAATAAGATACACGCAAGTGACCTGTCTTATGTCATTTATACCTCGGGATCTACTGGTAAACCTAAAGGGGTAATGGTTGAGCATGGAGGAATGCTGAATCACCTGTATTCAAAAGCCAATGATCTGGAACTCAATAGTAACTCTATTGTAGCTTTTACAGCTTCTTATACTTTTGATATCTCTGTATGGCAATTATTCTCTGCCATGTTACGTGGTGGAACAACCATCATCTATACTACTGCACTTATTATGCAGCCAGTTGAACTGATCCGTGCCATTGACAAAGATAAAGTTACGATCTGGGAAGTAGTGCCTTCTTACCTTGCTGCAGTATTACAGGAACAATTCGTTGCGTCATTAACTGCGTTAAAATATCTGCTGGTGACAGGTGAAGCGGTCAGTCAGCCGGTATTGGCACAATGGTTTGAACATGCTTTCTATGGCAGAATTCCGGTCGTTAATGCCTATGGTCCAACGGAAGCCTCAGACGATATTTGTCACTATATCATGCATGATACCCCGGTGAGTACAAATGTGCCATTGGGATCACCCATTCAGAATACGCAATTATATGTCGTTGACAATGCTATGCAGTTATGCCCGATTGGAGTACCGGGAGAGATTGGTGTTGCTGGTATTTGTGTATCAAGAGGTTATTTGAACCGTCCTGAGCTGACCGCAGAAAAGTTTATTCAACATCCTTTTGATCCCGGTTCAGCGTACCTTATGTACCGTACAGGTGATCTTGGCCGATGGCTGCCTGATGGAAATATAGAATATCTTGGCCGTATTGACGATCAGGTTAAAATCAGGGGTTTCCGTATTGAACTGGGTGAAATAGAAGCCGCGCTGCAACAATGCGATGAGGTTATTCAGGCCGTGGTTTTAGTGAAAACAGACGATAACGGGAATAAACGTTTGGTTGGTTATGTTGTCGTTAACAGTGATTTTGATAAAGAACGTATAAGCTTACGTCTGAAGGAAAAACTGCCGGAATACATGATTCCGACATTCTTTATAGAGATGGAAAGTCTGCCATTGACTGATAATGGTAAAGTAGATAAAAAAGCATTACCTGATCCGGATGCAGCTGCCTTGATGACTACAGCTTACGTAGCGCCAAGAAACGAAACCGAGCAGGAGTTAGCGAATATCTGGCAGGATTTGCTGGGTGTGCAGCGCGTTGGTATCTATGATAACTTTTTTGAACTGGGCGGGGATTCAATTACAACGATACAAGTGTCAAGCCGTGCAAGAAGAGCTGGAATCAGCCTGCAGCCCCGGGACTTGTTTATGAATTATACCATTTCCTCACTATCTGCTTTATTAGCTTTACAAGTCGTTTCAACTGCGCAGGCTGCACAAGGTTTTCTGACTGTAAGCAGTGGTTTATTACCGGTACAACAGCATTTCTTTGAAGCACAGACGAAAGACTTTTCGCACTACAATCAACATCTTTTATTAAAGGTTGCGAAACAAATCAGCCAGGAAAAATTAGCAGCCGCAATTAGTGAACTGGTCAAATATCATGATGCTCTGCGTTTCTCTTACAACAGGGAACAGCAGGAGACAGTACAGGTTTATGGCCATTATGAAATTTCGCTTGAAACAGCAGACTTTTCAGGGTCAGCAGAAGATTTGGCATGGATTACTGCTGATTACCAGCAGGGTTTAAATCTGGAAGAAGGGGTCCTGATGCGCGCTGTGTTCTTACAGACGCCTGAAAATGAATCACATCACCGTTTATTGTTAGTTATCCATCACCTTGCCATAGATGGGGTATCGTGGCGTATCCTGCTTGATGACCTGACTTTACTTTTAGAACAGCAGGAAATAAAATCGCTTCAAGAAATTGCAGGAGATAAAACCACTGCGTA from Pedobacter sp. WC2423 carries:
- a CDS encoding SDR family NAD(P)-dependent oxidoreductase, whose product is MSKLENKVAVVTGAAKGIGASIAKHFAAAGAKVVVNYASSTEDAARVVKEITDNGGLAIAVQADVSNEADVIRLFEETNKAFGALDILVNNAVHQGYLPIEQISIAAFHQHFNVNVLGPILTIQAALKAFGDKGGNIINISSGSSKYPLPGASLYSATKAALDAMTIALSKELGAKNVRINSILPGATDTEGAASAGVTPGSEYEKMFVSKTPLGRRGQPEDIAKAVLFLASDDAAWITGEQIGVSGGMYGF
- a CDS encoding pyridoxal-phosphate dependent enzyme; this encodes MLKELEKLAAFIGNTPLIELKNNDANLFAKLEYNNFSGSSKDRAAFSIIYNGIKSGRISENTTIIASSSGNLAIAVASICKRLKLRFIPVIDPNINSSYETLLNLMSHRVVKVTERDHTGGYLLTRIKVVNELHAATPDSFVADQYSDPNNYKGYYGLGEEVISSFEKLDYIFVAVSSSGAITGISDFIKRKKPGVKIVGVDVEGSVIFSDKQVKRYISGIGASQVPPIMKNAIIDDVVIVSQMSIIRGCTELLNEQAIFAGASSGAVYLAAKNYFRLNEIQESKATSLLIFPDKGHTYLDTIYNEEWRFQLAAKLNEDVLSTNF
- a CDS encoding RNA polymerase sigma factor, yielding MVTLKGKNLKHIWKSFTLSQREDDFYIIYSHYHHYLSYIGYKRYFSEDIVKDAINDVFLYLWENKSALQKVDNYHNYIITCFVRKLYRKNMIVPKETEEVLESPVLLLSPSVEDLYIQQGMNGTVIQIVKAHVNQLADKQRNMVYQKFYLGLSYQEIAIANNVSIHTVYNTIYKAIDKLKSAITKEQETYLLIAIGTMILFLLFFQMQ